The following proteins are co-located in the Choristoneura fumiferana chromosome 23, NRCan_CFum_1, whole genome shotgun sequence genome:
- the LOC141440641 gene encoding uncharacterized protein, protein MDSAMDVIKNLEEPEWLERKIHGDLRLWQIVFICIAVVTALIVMVCCCFRFRIPRTKQQIEADYQRRKITNKFRHQLEGIQDAKMDTMSLGDALELLHEKTKSMEENNGSQQSSIMSPQQSSLEAPFQETGQKPEPQVSGMSFVKFATKVSHLSKLGPKSPTEPSPTPSNNKMDF, encoded by the exons ATGGACTCTGCAATGGACGTTATAAAAAACCTGGAGGAGCCAGAATGGCTGGAAAGGAAAATTCATGGAGATTTGAGGTTGTGGCAGATcgtatttatttgtatagcCGTGGTCACCGCTTTAa TCGtgatggtgtgctgctgcttcCGTTTCCGCATCCCGCGCACTAAACAGCAGATCGAGGCGGACTACCAGCGACGCAAGATCACCAACAAGTTCCGGCACCAGCTCGAGGGTATCCAGGACGCGAAGATGGACACCATGTCGCTTGGAGACG CCTTGGAACTGCTGCACGAGAAAACTAAATCGATGGAGGAAAATAACGGATCGCAACAGAGCTCTATTATGTCGCCGCAACAGA GCTCTCTGGAAGCGCCTTTTCAAGAAACTGGCCAGAAACCGGAGCCACAAGTTTCCGGGATGAGTTTCGTGAAATTCGCAACCAAAGTGAGCCACCTCTCCAAGTTGGGACCTAAGTCACCGACGGAGCCGTCACCCACGCCTTCTAATAACAAAATGGATTTCTAA
- the LOC141440656 gene encoding UPF0047 protein YjbQ — protein sequence MASNRGLQIGSAWFQRKLNLRPQHRGVHLVTEEILKQVPELSLFAIGLCHIQIMHTSASLALNESWDPDVRDDMEMMLNKIVPEGLPYRHSCEGPDDMPAHVKACFLGSSLTIPITDGKLNLGTWQGVWLCEHRNHAGSRKVVVTLSGCPRDSPLSAASPASCSS from the exons ATGGCCTCGAACCGAGGACTTCAGATCGGATCCGCGTGGTTTCAACGGAAGCTTAACTTGAGGCCGCAGCACCGGGGCGTGCACCTCGTCACCGAGGAGATCCTAAAGCAGGTGCCCGAGTTATCGCTGTTCGCGATCGGGCTCTGCCACATCCAGA TTATGCACACTTCGGCGAGCCTCGCGCTCAACGAAAGCTGGGATCCAGACGTGCGTGATGACATGGAGATGATGCTTAACAAGATCGTGCCAGAGGGCCTGCCCTACCGCCACTCCTGCGAGGGGCCCGATGACATG CCGGCACATGTGAAAGCTTGCTTCCTCGGTTCCTCTCTGACGATCCCCATCACAGATGGAAAGTTAAACCTCGGCACGTGGCAGGGAGTGTGGCTCTGTGAGCATCGGAATCACGCTGGCAGCCGGAAG GTGGTGGTGACGCTGTCGGGCTGCCCGCGCGACTCGCCGCTGTCGGCGGCGTCGCCGGCGTCGTGCTCGAGCTAG